One region of Armatimonadota bacterium genomic DNA includes:
- a CDS encoding SpoIIE family protein phosphatase: MTSNMLKKRILIVGDSAALENAYLQIPSGVAVELVHTFDEALEKHSRAASDKIVIDPAFLFQSDVEIFSAFDAVLRAEDQKVILAGEKTAIAYIDSDFKFIWANPAYEALFGVVIDFKKDSYFDLHSGCNDRAVIECVRNTMLPIRISACPAKSDLELICTISPLASATEEFYGFAISITQCKFNTQVDRKPHTPRVEELQATIDRLHAEIEQRRLAEEELINARAIAEQRANEIESLISGMTEGVALFDAQGNVRLINGIGQNLLGIESKMSHIDWAKTLHRYTLEGQEMTVERHPLTRALSGERVIDERYRVITSAGRDFIVSVSAAPVKDCHECVIGATLVFRDISDLVAIEDQKREVYEREHRIAEILQQALIPPQVSYNIEGCKIVVKYQPALDEAAVGGDFYDIFDMGDGKIGILIGDIAGKGLPAAIRVAAARYSIRSYAFLDPSPSVVMTLANQALCKEETSEIGLLTAFFAVVDVPSGIITYANGGHEPPLVLGADGDAKELELQGGGLGFYDGFVYAEASLELKPGDVMIMITDGITEARSANGEMFNKEGVKQYLVKSRRRNLDSLAQGIVESARHHAGGNLQDDAAVVVVQLEGVPNTD; the protein is encoded by the coding sequence ATGACTAGCAATATGCTTAAAAAACGAATATTGATTGTTGGAGACAGCGCGGCACTGGAGAACGCCTATCTTCAGATACCATCCGGTGTCGCAGTTGAACTTGTGCACACATTCGATGAGGCTCTGGAGAAACACTCGCGCGCCGCTTCGGATAAAATCGTAATCGACCCTGCATTTCTTTTTCAGTCCGATGTGGAGATATTCAGCGCGTTTGACGCTGTCCTTCGTGCCGAAGATCAAAAGGTCATATTGGCTGGCGAGAAAACAGCCATAGCGTATATAGATTCCGATTTCAAATTCATATGGGCCAACCCTGCATATGAAGCGCTGTTCGGAGTCGTGATCGATTTCAAAAAGGACAGCTATTTCGATTTACACTCCGGCTGCAATGACCGGGCCGTTATTGAATGCGTGCGAAATACCATGCTGCCGATAAGGATTAGTGCCTGCCCTGCCAAATCCGATTTGGAACTCATATGCACCATTTCTCCGCTTGCGAGTGCGACTGAAGAGTTCTATGGGTTTGCAATATCCATAACCCAGTGCAAGTTCAATACGCAAGTCGACAGAAAGCCTCATACGCCGCGAGTCGAAGAGTTGCAGGCGACTATAGACAGACTCCACGCCGAGATTGAACAGCGCAGACTGGCAGAGGAAGAACTCATAAATGCCCGAGCGATTGCCGAGCAGCGCGCTAATGAAATAGAATCGCTGATTTCCGGAATGACTGAAGGAGTGGCGCTCTTTGACGCCCAAGGGAATGTGCGACTCATAAATGGCATCGGGCAGAATCTGCTGGGTATCGAGTCTAAAATGTCCCATATCGATTGGGCAAAAACACTACACAGATACACACTTGAAGGCCAGGAAATGACTGTTGAGCGGCATCCGTTGACTCGCGCGCTGAGCGGCGAAAGAGTTATCGATGAGCGCTATAGAGTTATTACGAGCGCAGGACGAGATTTCATTGTCAGTGTCAGCGCGGCTCCTGTTAAGGATTGCCATGAATGTGTAATTGGAGCCACTCTCGTCTTTCGGGATATCAGCGATCTTGTTGCAATAGAGGATCAGAAGCGTGAAGTATATGAGCGAGAGCACAGGATTGCGGAAATACTTCAACAGGCTCTCATCCCGCCGCAGGTAAGTTATAACATCGAAGGCTGCAAAATCGTAGTGAAGTATCAGCCCGCGCTTGACGAGGCAGCCGTGGGCGGCGATTTCTATGATATTTTTGATATGGGTGACGGAAAGATAGGCATCCTTATCGGTGATATTGCGGGCAAGGGGCTTCCCGCCGCGATACGAGTGGCTGCCGCCCGTTATTCCATACGCAGCTATGCTTTCTTGGACCCGAGTCCGTCTGTGGTTATGACTTTGGCAAACCAGGCTTTATGCAAAGAGGAAACCTCAGAAATAGGGCTGCTTACCGCGTTTTTTGCCGTGGTGGATGTGCCCAGCGGCATCATTACATACGCAAACGGAGGTCATGAACCTCCGCTCGTGCTGGGCGCGGATGGGGATGCCAAGGAACTCGAACTGCAGGGCGGCGGACTTGGGTTTTATGACGGGTTCGTCTATGCCGAAGCCTCTCTGGAGCTAAAGCCGGGTGATGTAATGATTATGATAACCGACGGGATCACGGAGGCCAGATCGGCAAACGGGGAGATGTTCAACAAAGAGGGCGTAAAGCAATATCTAGTGAAGAGCCGCCGCCGCAACCTCGATTCTCTGGCTCAAGGCATTGTTGAATCGGCCAGGCATCACGCGGGCGGAAACCTTCAGGACGATGCGGCAGTGGTTGTCGTGCAGCTTGAGGGCGTGCCGAACACCGACTGA
- a CDS encoding site-2 protease family protein yields the protein MFNNFNPYQFVLSMIALVVCITIHEFAHAYSAWKAGDDTPKAQGRISLNPFDHLDPIGTIMMVVSSLAGFGIGWGKPVRINPGNFRSPRWDNLWVSLWGPLSNLLTALVVGTALRLFSGYMTSSVTEFLFVITLISIALAIFNLIPIAPLDGSHIVSSLLPVEQARRYDMFMARYGFIIFLALIFLAPDILRSIMEPPSRFLLHLFVGV from the coding sequence ATGTTCAATAATTTTAACCCATACCAGTTCGTTCTTTCGATGATCGCTCTGGTCGTATGCATCACTATCCATGAGTTTGCTCATGCTTACTCGGCATGGAAGGCTGGTGATGATACACCAAAGGCGCAGGGACGCATATCGCTCAATCCATTCGATCATCTTGATCCGATAGGCACAATAATGATGGTTGTGTCTTCTCTTGCGGGGTTCGGGATCGGCTGGGGCAAGCCCGTGCGTATCAATCCGGGCAACTTTCGCAGCCCAAGATGGGATAATTTATGGGTTTCGCTCTGGGGACCGCTCTCAAATCTGCTGACCGCGCTGGTTGTAGGGACTGCTCTTCGGCTTTTTTCGGGGTATATGACCAGTAGCGTGACTGAGTTTCTGTTTGTAATCACTCTTATCAGCATCGCGCTCGCAATTTTCAACCTGATACCCATAGCTCCGCTGGACGGCTCTCACATCGTCTCTTCGCTGCTGCCGGTTGAGCAGGCGCGCAGGTATGATATGTTTATGGCTCGGTATGGATTCATAATTTTTCTGGCGCTGATATTCCTTGCGCCTGACATTTTACGCTCGATAATGGAGCCGCCGAGCAGGTTCTTACTTCATTTATTTGTTGGGGTTTAA
- the lysA gene encoding diaminopimelate decarboxylase: MMLLGTQRVNSRDHLEIGGCDSADLAAEFGTPLYVMDEKLIRDKCRAYRQAFAREYGDADIAYASKAFIVTAMCALADQECMWLDVASAGELYTAKCAGFPMERILVHGNFKSADELEMAVGYGAKYVVVDSFIELELLSAIAQDAGKTQDILLRCNPGVDPHTHRLIRTGQEDSKFGFNIKDGSAMKAVKQALGCKGIALRGVHCHVGSQLFDLSPFIDSAPIMADFIKRIKSETGTVIEVLDIGGGLGVRYLEEHDPPSIDEFAKVISEAVIAACGVRGIDKPHLILEPGRSVVGEAGTTIYTVGAPKQVDISEDPGTRTYLPVDGGLSDNPRPALYDAQYSAILANRAGDEPSNLYTVCGKHCETDNLITDILLPEAKTGDLLAVQTTGAYNHSMASNYNRFTRPPVVFVADGHADLVARRESMDDLVSCDLLPERFKGSETKV; the protein is encoded by the coding sequence ATGATGTTGCTTGGAACACAAAGAGTAAACAGCCGCGATCACCTTGAAATTGGCGGTTGTGATTCGGCTGATCTGGCGGCAGAGTTCGGCACGCCATTATACGTAATGGACGAAAAATTAATTCGCGATAAATGCCGGGCTTACAGGCAGGCATTTGCTCGTGAATATGGTGATGCGGATATAGCATACGCAAGCAAGGCGTTTATTGTGACTGCAATGTGCGCTTTAGCCGACCAGGAATGCATGTGGCTGGATGTCGCAAGCGCAGGCGAGCTTTATACGGCCAAATGCGCGGGCTTTCCGATGGAGCGCATACTGGTCCATGGCAACTTCAAATCTGCTGATGAGCTTGAGATGGCTGTCGGATATGGCGCGAAATATGTAGTTGTCGACAGTTTCATAGAGCTCGAACTGCTCAGCGCAATCGCACAAGATGCAGGCAAGACTCAGGATATACTGCTCAGGTGCAATCCGGGTGTAGACCCTCACACTCATAGACTGATCCGCACCGGCCAGGAAGACAGCAAGTTCGGCTTCAATATAAAAGACGGCTCGGCTATGAAGGCTGTAAAGCAGGCGCTCGGATGCAAGGGTATTGCACTGAGGGGTGTACACTGCCATGTCGGCAGCCAGCTCTTCGATCTTTCGCCGTTCATCGATTCGGCTCCGATCATGGCCGATTTCATCAAGCGGATAAAGAGTGAGACCGGCACAGTGATCGAGGTCCTGGATATAGGCGGCGGCCTGGGTGTCAGATACCTTGAAGAGCACGATCCTCCCAGCATAGACGAGTTCGCCAAGGTTATCAGCGAAGCCGTGATTGCTGCCTGTGGCGTAAGGGGAATAGACAAACCGCATCTGATATTGGAGCCCGGCAGGTCCGTTGTCGGCGAGGCCGGCACTACGATCTACACAGTCGGCGCTCCCAAGCAAGTGGATATCTCCGAGGACCCGGGCACACGGACATACCTGCCGGTGGACGGCGGTCTTTCGGACAATCCCCGTCCGGCTCTGTATGACGCGCAGTACTCGGCGATATTGGCAAATCGCGCAGGCGATGAGCCGTCAAATTTATATACGGTCTGCGGCAAGCACTGTGAGACCGATAATCTCATTACAGATATCCTGCTGCCTGAGGCAAAGACAGGCGACCTGTTGGCCGTACAGACCACGGGAGCGTATAATCATTCTATGGCCAGCAACTATAACCGGTTTACGCGACCGCCTGTGGTGTTTGTCGCGGACGGGCATGCCGATCTGGTCGCGCGGCGGGAGAGTATGGACGATCTTGTATCCTGCGATTTACTGCCTGAGAGGTTCAAGGGTTCAGAAACGAAAGTCTAG